Proteins from a genomic interval of Caulobacter sp. NIBR1757:
- a CDS encoding TonB-dependent hemoglobin/transferrin/lactoferrin family receptor — translation MHKNFRRSALAVSLLAIAVAAPAFGAEGEEAAAVTEVSPVSVVATRTEKAADETPASVSVITAGQIEDWLATDIKDLVRYEPGVVVRTSPARFGAALGTGGRDGNSGFNIRGLEGNRVLILVDGVRTPDAFSFGAQNVGRGDFSDLSLMKRVEILRGPGSALYGSDGVAGVVSFTTKDPDDFLRAGRGFAVQGTAQHSSADEGLSTGVVGAGQFGDWGLMLAYNHREASETETQGSNNVSGALRDTANPTSIESDALLAKVTFAPNDRHSFRLTAETYEREVITEVLSGRSASVLDLDGDDTTTRDRVAFDWRYTGEGLVSSAFVAAYWQNATTEQFTAEDRDPAADRTRLNTFDNEVWGLSAEAHSSFGAHRLTYGADVSFTTQEGIRDGTVPPFGETFPTRAFPVTDYTLAGVYIQDEIVLLDGRVTLFPALRADYYDLEPKNDASLPAGFVGASQSDSHLSPKFGAVWKLGAGWSLYGNYAEGFKAPAPSQVNNSFVNLGSLYTSIPNPDLKPETSRTFEAGLRWSNDRVFLGFTAFTGDYEDFIEQAQVGGSFTPGDLGVFQYVNIGSVEISGWEVTGRADLGAGFSANLAAAWAEGEGSSGGAATPLASIEPFKVVAGLTWREAGGRFGGQFNLTHGAGKDEDKAGVTCSPSCFIPGQYTTADLTGWVAIGDVAVIRAGVFNLTDEKYWNWSDVRGVASTSLVKDAYTPPGRNYGVSLTLRY, via the coding sequence ATGCACAAGAATTTCCGCCGGTCGGCCCTGGCCGTTTCCTTGCTCGCCATCGCCGTGGCCGCCCCCGCCTTCGGCGCCGAGGGTGAAGAGGCCGCCGCCGTCACCGAGGTCTCGCCGGTCAGCGTCGTCGCCACCCGGACCGAGAAGGCGGCCGACGAGACGCCAGCCTCGGTCAGCGTGATCACCGCCGGCCAGATCGAGGATTGGCTAGCCACCGACATCAAGGACCTGGTCCGCTACGAGCCCGGCGTCGTCGTCCGCACCAGTCCGGCCCGCTTCGGCGCGGCTCTGGGCACGGGCGGCCGCGACGGCAACAGCGGCTTCAATATCCGCGGCCTGGAAGGCAACCGGGTGCTGATCCTGGTCGATGGCGTGCGCACGCCGGACGCCTTCAGCTTCGGGGCCCAGAATGTCGGGCGCGGCGACTTCAGCGACCTGTCCCTGATGAAGCGGGTCGAGATCCTGCGCGGCCCGGGCAGCGCCCTCTACGGCAGCGACGGCGTCGCCGGCGTGGTCAGCTTCACGACCAAGGACCCGGACGACTTCCTGCGGGCCGGGCGCGGCTTCGCGGTCCAGGGCACGGCCCAGCACAGCTCGGCCGACGAGGGCCTCTCCACCGGCGTCGTCGGGGCCGGCCAGTTCGGCGACTGGGGCCTGATGCTGGCCTACAATCACCGCGAGGCTTCGGAAACCGAGACCCAAGGCTCCAACAACGTCAGCGGCGCGCTGCGCGACACCGCCAACCCGACCAGCATCGAGAGCGACGCCCTGCTGGCCAAGGTCACCTTCGCGCCGAACGACCGCCACAGCTTCCGCCTGACCGCCGAGACCTATGAACGCGAGGTCATCACCGAGGTGCTCAGCGGCCGCAGCGCCAGCGTCCTCGACCTCGATGGCGACGACACCACCACCCGCGACCGGGTCGCCTTTGACTGGCGCTACACGGGCGAGGGCCTGGTCTCCTCGGCCTTCGTCGCCGCCTACTGGCAGAACGCGACGACCGAGCAGTTCACCGCCGAGGACCGCGATCCGGCCGCCGACCGCACCCGCCTCAACACCTTCGACAACGAAGTCTGGGGCCTCAGCGCCGAGGCCCATTCGAGCTTCGGCGCGCATCGGCTGACCTATGGCGCCGACGTCTCCTTCACCACCCAGGAAGGCATCCGCGACGGCACCGTGCCGCCGTTCGGCGAGACCTTCCCGACCCGCGCCTTCCCGGTCACCGACTACACCCTGGCCGGCGTCTACATCCAGGACGAGATCGTCCTGCTGGACGGCAGGGTGACCCTCTTCCCGGCCCTGCGCGCCGACTACTACGACCTCGAGCCGAAGAACGACGCCAGCCTTCCCGCCGGCTTCGTCGGGGCCAGCCAGAGCGACAGCCACCTGTCGCCGAAGTTCGGCGCCGTCTGGAAGCTCGGGGCCGGCTGGAGCCTCTATGGAAACTACGCCGAGGGCTTCAAGGCCCCGGCCCCGTCACAGGTCAACAACAGCTTCGTCAACCTGGGCTCGCTCTACACCTCCATCCCCAACCCCGACCTGAAGCCGGAAACCAGCCGCACCTTCGAGGCCGGGTTGCGCTGGTCGAACGACCGCGTCTTCCTGGGCTTCACCGCCTTCACCGGCGACTACGAGGACTTCATCGAACAGGCCCAGGTCGGCGGCAGCTTCACCCCCGGCGATCTGGGCGTCTTCCAGTACGTCAACATCGGCAGCGTCGAGATCAGCGGCTGGGAGGTCACCGGCCGGGCCGACCTGGGCGCCGGCTTCAGCGCCAACCTGGCCGCGGCCTGGGCCGAGGGCGAGGGTTCGAGCGGCGGGGCCGCCACCCCGCTGGCCAGTATCGAGCCGTTCAAGGTCGTCGCCGGCCTGACCTGGCGCGAGGCGGGCGGCCGCTTCGGCGGCCAGTTCAACCTGACCCACGGGGCCGGCAAGGACGAGGACAAGGCCGGCGTCACCTGCAGCCCCAGCTGCTTCATCCCCGGCCAGTACACCACCGCCGATCTCACCGGTTGGGTGGCCATCGGCGACGTGGCGGTGATCCGCGCCGGCGTCTTCAACCTGACCGACGAGAAATACTGGAACTGGAGCGACGTGCGCGGCGTCGCCAGCACATCCCTGGTCAAGGACGCCTACACCCCGCCGGGCCGCAACTACGGCGTCTCGCTGACGCTGCGCTACTGA
- a CDS encoding DUF6607 family protein: MLKTTLAALTAVLALSVAAPSLAAPKPAPAPVSAEARARFEQDRASILAMAGDYRVTFDFRETVAFVPGYQPIDPKRSGGFESVRVIEDTGTRIVLQHLLVVTMPESEDSDKDKTVVIKHWRQDWIYEPTSVLTYDGSGRWVLADVAADKRQGAWSQTVWQTDDSPRYGGVGRWAYDDGVSRWMSEPTRRPLARRDAVRKPVYGWYVGTNRHALTPNGWVHEQDNAKVGLKDGVPVTYVHEVVLNTYRKENAYNIKAADDYWSATQDYWAQVRADWDLAILKGRGVTVAEEPENGSVTGPRLMGLADEVVEGKIDPAAAKVEAARVIMEKVGPAVAAK; this comes from the coding sequence ATGCTGAAGACCACGCTCGCCGCCTTGACGGCCGTTCTCGCCCTCTCCGTCGCGGCGCCCTCGCTGGCCGCGCCCAAGCCGGCGCCGGCTCCCGTCAGCGCCGAGGCCAGGGCCCGGTTCGAACAGGACCGCGCCTCTATCCTGGCCATGGCCGGCGACTACCGCGTCACCTTCGACTTCCGCGAGACCGTCGCCTTCGTCCCCGGCTACCAGCCGATCGATCCCAAGCGCAGCGGCGGCTTCGAGTCGGTGCGGGTGATCGAGGACACCGGCACGAGGATCGTCCTGCAGCACCTGCTGGTCGTCACCATGCCGGAGAGCGAGGACAGCGATAAGGACAAGACCGTCGTCATCAAGCACTGGCGCCAGGACTGGATTTATGAGCCGACCTCGGTTCTGACCTACGACGGATCCGGCCGCTGGGTGCTGGCCGACGTCGCCGCCGACAAGCGCCAGGGCGCCTGGTCGCAGACCGTCTGGCAGACCGACGATTCCCCCCGCTACGGCGGCGTCGGCAGGTGGGCCTATGATGATGGCGTCTCGCGTTGGATGAGCGAGCCGACCCGCCGCCCGCTGGCCCGCCGCGACGCGGTGCGCAAGCCCGTCTACGGCTGGTATGTCGGCACCAACCGCCATGCCCTGACGCCGAACGGCTGGGTGCATGAGCAGGACAACGCCAAGGTCGGCCTGAAGGATGGCGTTCCCGTCACCTACGTCCATGAGGTGGTGCTCAACACCTACCGCAAGGAAAACGCCTACAATATCAAGGCCGCCGACGACTACTGGAGCGCGACCCAGGACTACTGGGCCCAGGTCCGCGCCGACTGGGACCTGGCCATCCTCAAGGGCCGCGGCGTCACCGTCGCCGAGGAGCCCGAGAACGGCTCGGTCACCGGCCCGCGCCTGATGGGCCTGGCCGACGAGGTCGTCGAAGGCAAGATCGACCCGGCGGCGGCCAAGGTCGAGGCTGCCAGGGTGATCATGGAAAAGGTCGGCCCGGCGGTGGCGGCGAAATAG
- a CDS encoding EscU/YscU/HrcU family type III secretion system export apparatus switch protein, with amino-acid sequence MTGPVRRPLAVALAYEAPSAPRVVAVGRGEIGQKIIDTAREHGVPLESNAPLAEALSTIALDSEIPEELYEAIAVIIGFILRAASEAAPKPAITLR; translated from the coding sequence GTGACCGGCCCGGTCAGACGCCCCCTGGCCGTGGCCCTGGCCTATGAGGCCCCGAGCGCCCCGCGCGTCGTCGCCGTCGGTCGCGGCGAGATCGGCCAGAAGATCATCGACACCGCCCGCGAGCACGGCGTGCCGCTGGAGAGCAACGCCCCGCTGGCCGAGGCCCTGTCGACCATCGCGCTGGACTCTGAAATCCCCGAGGAGCTGTACGAAGCCATCGCGGTGATCATCGGCTTCATCCTGCGGGCGGCGAGCGAGGCCGCGCCGAAGCCGGCGATCACCTTGAGGTAG
- a CDS encoding flagellar hook-length control protein FliK: MSVQPISPAAAALRAQIIGSAQDELTPGVGKVAQTGHPTPDTARTAHPDPLQRAVATARTEAAGRQAGLAPLFADLHQALGSPALPPQARAAIGRLLALPLATTAPLTGDAVRQAVARSGLFLEAQTAQTPAPPAPDLKAALLDLRQLLAEAQPDASLHSRPARTPPPTRDGPLSGQPPAAAALSPDADLATLAQRLGGDVEQALARHVLHQLASLPQPGTSAWMFELPLATPQGTAIAQFEIDQEGHAGTAGETVQTWRVRFSLDIEPLGPVHVQLGAGGERATVIVWAEREESLERLREKGDQLAGALPADVVFHPGAPRRPPPPAGQLMDQSL; this comes from the coding sequence ATGAGCGTCCAGCCGATCTCTCCGGCCGCCGCGGCGCTGCGGGCCCAGATCATCGGATCGGCGCAGGACGAACTGACGCCCGGCGTGGGCAAGGTGGCGCAGACCGGTCACCCGACGCCGGACACCGCCCGGACGGCGCATCCCGATCCCCTGCAGCGGGCCGTCGCCACCGCCCGCACCGAAGCGGCCGGACGGCAGGCCGGCCTCGCGCCGCTGTTCGCCGATCTGCACCAGGCCCTGGGCTCCCCGGCCTTGCCGCCGCAAGCCCGGGCCGCCATCGGCCGCCTGCTAGCCCTGCCGCTTGCGACCACCGCGCCGCTGACCGGAGACGCCGTCCGCCAGGCCGTGGCCCGGTCAGGCCTGTTCCTTGAAGCCCAGACGGCGCAGACGCCCGCTCCACCCGCGCCCGACTTGAAGGCGGCCCTGCTCGACCTGCGTCAGCTGCTGGCCGAGGCCCAGCCCGACGCGTCGCTGCACAGCCGCCCGGCCAGGACCCCGCCCCCGACCCGCGACGGTCCCCTGAGCGGCCAGCCGCCGGCCGCCGCCGCGCTGTCTCCCGACGCCGACCTCGCCACCCTCGCCCAGCGCCTCGGCGGCGACGTCGAACAGGCCCTGGCCCGCCATGTGCTGCACCAGCTGGCCTCCCTGCCGCAGCCCGGGACCAGCGCCTGGATGTTCGAACTGCCGCTGGCCACGCCGCAGGGAACCGCCATCGCCCAGTTCGAGATCGACCAGGAGGGCCATGCCGGAACCGCCGGCGAAACCGTCCAGACCTGGCGCGTCCGCTTCTCCCTCGACATCGAGCCGCTGGGGCCTGTGCATGTGCAGCTGGGGGCCGGCGGCGAGCGCGCGACGGTGATCGTCTGGGCCGAGCGCGAGGAGAGCCTCGAACGCCTGCGCGAGAAGGGCGACCAACTGGCCGGCGCCCTGCCGGCCGACGTCGTCTTCCACCCGGGCGCCCCCCGCCGCCCGCCACCGCCGGCCGGCCAGCTGATGGACCAGAGCCTGTGA
- a CDS encoding glutathione S-transferase family protein — translation MDKSLTVFGAAGSGSVPVEAALTLLGLPFEVVEAPAWEQDATVQATIAAVNPMRQIPALVLPGGEIMTESAAILTWLADSHPDSGLAPGPADPKRPAFLRWMSFVSASIYSHYWLRDDPSRLAETQEAQDYLLRRSTQRIADCWAMMDAQVEPGRYILGDTLTVLDLYVTVVSRFRPRRQRFYAVAPKLAEVVKRVDDHPRLTAFWEARYPFDAGWDEASEV, via the coding sequence GTGGATAAATCCCTGACTGTCTTTGGCGCCGCCGGATCAGGCAGTGTGCCCGTCGAAGCGGCGCTGACCCTGCTGGGCCTGCCCTTTGAGGTGGTCGAGGCGCCGGCCTGGGAGCAGGACGCCACGGTGCAGGCGACCATCGCCGCGGTCAATCCGATGCGCCAGATCCCGGCCCTGGTTTTACCCGGCGGCGAGATCATGACCGAGAGCGCCGCCATCCTTACCTGGCTGGCCGACAGCCATCCGGACAGCGGTCTGGCCCCGGGCCCGGCCGATCCGAAGCGGCCCGCCTTCCTGCGCTGGATGAGCTTCGTCTCGGCCTCGATCTATTCCCACTACTGGCTGCGCGACGATCCCTCGCGGCTGGCGGAGACGCAAGAGGCGCAGGACTATCTGTTGCGCCGCTCGACCCAGCGGATCGCCGACTGCTGGGCGATGATGGACGCCCAGGTCGAGCCGGGGCGCTACATTCTCGGCGACACCCTGACGGTGCTGGACCTCTATGTGACGGTGGTCAGCCGGTTCCGGCCGAGGCGGCAGCGGTTCTACGCGGTGGCGCCGAAGCTGGCCGAGGTGGTGAAGCGGGTGGATGACCACCCCCGGCTGACGGCTTTCTGGGAAGCGCGCTATCCGTTCGACGCCGGTTGGGACGAGGCGTCGGAGGTCTGA
- a CDS encoding ribonucleotide-diphosphate reductase subunit beta: MATLITPQTPGLLTASAAYKPFRYPWAYDMWKKQQQVHWMPEEVPLGEDCKDWAAKLNDKERNLLTQIFRFFTQGDIEVADNYMEKYGRVFKPTEVKMMLSSFANMETIHIAAYALLLETIGMPESEFGAFMEFEAMRAKHDYMQQFGVETNADIARTLAMFGGFTEGLQLFASFAMLMNFPRFNKMKGMGQIVSWSVRDESLHCEGIIKLYHAFNAETGVVTKAVADDIVACCETVVGLEDRFIDLAFEAGEVQGMTPEDIKAYIRFIADWRLRQLKLPEIYGVKENPLPWLQSMLSGVEHANFFEARSTEYSKAATKGQWHGAEGVWGQFDNLMAKRHENLLPID, encoded by the coding sequence ATGGCCACCCTGATCACCCCGCAAACGCCTGGCCTTCTGACGGCGTCCGCCGCCTACAAGCCCTTCCGCTATCCGTGGGCCTACGACATGTGGAAGAAGCAGCAGCAGGTCCACTGGATGCCCGAAGAGGTGCCGCTGGGCGAGGATTGCAAGGACTGGGCGGCCAAGCTGAACGACAAGGAGCGCAATCTGCTGACGCAGATCTTCCGCTTCTTCACGCAGGGCGACATCGAGGTCGCCGACAACTACATGGAAAAATACGGCCGGGTGTTCAAACCGACCGAAGTGAAGATGATGCTCTCCAGTTTCGCCAACATGGAGACCATCCACATCGCCGCCTACGCCCTGCTGCTGGAAACCATCGGCATGCCGGAGAGCGAGTTCGGCGCCTTCATGGAATTCGAGGCCATGCGGGCCAAGCATGACTACATGCAGCAGTTCGGCGTCGAGACGAACGCCGACATCGCCCGCACCCTGGCCATGTTCGGCGGCTTCACCGAGGGCCTGCAGCTGTTCGCCAGCTTCGCCATGCTGATGAACTTCCCGCGCTTCAACAAGATGAAGGGCATGGGCCAGATCGTCAGCTGGTCGGTGCGCGACGAGAGCCTGCACTGCGAAGGCATCATCAAGCTCTACCACGCCTTCAACGCCGAGACCGGCGTGGTGACCAAGGCCGTGGCCGATGACATCGTCGCCTGCTGCGAGACCGTGGTCGGGCTGGAAGACCGCTTCATCGACCTGGCCTTCGAGGCCGGCGAGGTGCAGGGCATGACGCCGGAAGACATCAAGGCCTACATCCGCTTCATCGCCGACTGGCGCCTGCGCCAGCTGAAGCTGCCGGAGATCTACGGGGTGAAGGAAAACCCGCTGCCCTGGCTGCAATCGATGCTCAGCGGCGTCGAACACGCCAACTTCTTCGAGGCCCGCTCGACGGAATATTCGAAGGCGGCGACCAAGGGCCAGTGGCATGGGGCGGAAGGCGTCTGGGGCCAGTTCGACAACCTGATGGCCAAGCGCCACGAGAACCTGCTTCCGATCGACTAG
- a CDS encoding enoyl-CoA hydratase-related protein, with protein MTYETLLLDTPAPHILRVTFNRPEVRNALNTRMARDVLSLFQALILDPADHRCIILTGAGEQAFCAGGDLKERNGMTDAAWTAQHVLFEQAFYALMDCPIPVIAAVNGSAFGGGAEFALACDFIHAAETARFALTETRLGIIPGCGGTQNLPRAVGVRRAKELILTGRPFSAAEAEHWGMVNAVWPAAGLMEGVLAIAAAIAAGGPIAVRQAKRAMTLGIETDLKTGLAIEVEAYNRTIPTSDRREGVAAFNEKRPARFTGG; from the coding sequence ATGACCTACGAAACCCTCCTCCTCGACACCCCCGCGCCCCACATCCTGCGGGTGACCTTCAATCGCCCCGAGGTGCGCAACGCCCTCAACACCCGGATGGCGCGGGACGTGCTCAGCCTGTTCCAGGCCCTGATCCTCGATCCGGCCGACCACCGCTGCATCATCCTGACCGGGGCCGGCGAGCAGGCCTTCTGCGCCGGCGGCGACCTGAAGGAGCGCAACGGCATGACCGACGCGGCCTGGACCGCGCAGCATGTGCTGTTCGAACAGGCCTTCTATGCGCTGATGGACTGCCCCATCCCGGTCATCGCCGCCGTCAACGGCTCGGCCTTCGGCGGCGGGGCGGAGTTCGCCCTGGCCTGTGACTTCATCCATGCGGCCGAAACCGCCCGATTCGCCCTGACCGAGACGCGGCTGGGCATCATCCCCGGCTGTGGCGGCACCCAGAACCTGCCCCGCGCCGTCGGCGTGCGGCGGGCCAAGGAGCTGATCCTCACCGGCCGGCCGTTCAGCGCCGCCGAAGCGGAACACTGGGGCATGGTCAACGCCGTCTGGCCGGCGGCCGGGCTGATGGAGGGCGTTCTGGCCATCGCCGCCGCCATCGCCGCCGGCGGGCCGATCGCCGTGCGCCAGGCCAAGCGGGCCATGACCCTGGGTATCGAGACCGACCTCAAGACCGGCCTGGCCATCGAGGTCGAGGCCTACAACCGCACCATCCCGACCAGCGACCGGCGCGAGGGCGTCGCCGCCTTCAACGAGAAGCGTCCTGCCCGCTTTACCGGCGGCTGA
- a CDS encoding calcium-binding protein, whose product MGAIIGGGDDDLLEGTAGDDKIYGNGGADEIYGDDGNDYISGGDGDDYLEGEGGDDTLLGGAGNDTLVSCGCGFDKLDGGDGDDAIVLLGGTPVLLKGGAGTDILIIASGAVELNSFAAGNGFERIASAGLIYGNAGANTLDFSVVVPYQTFNFGVYVDGLEGNDRITGTIQDDWLLGGEGDDLLYGGAGQDIIEGGDGIDLIRGGDGVDDIDGGDGNDKLYGDAGNDSIDGWLGNDTIDGGDGADILYGYDGDDTLIGGLGNDKLYGEEGNDVLIGGGGLDTLDGGNGDDYITAGDENDTIYGGAGNDRIDGAGGNDTVKGGSGNDYVYGRAGNDVIQGEAGDDFLIGGAGKDTLTGGNGADMFVFYAGDLVADVASTDVVTDFKAAQGDRLDFSNIDADISTALKNDDFTLVGAFTGIAGQMTRTYDGGVNRTVFRFDVDGNGVADLALVANGNVASGWIL is encoded by the coding sequence ATGGGCGCGATCATCGGCGGCGGCGACGACGACCTCCTGGAAGGCACGGCGGGCGACGACAAGATCTACGGCAATGGCGGCGCCGACGAAATTTACGGCGACGACGGCAACGACTACATCAGTGGCGGAGACGGCGACGACTATCTTGAGGGCGAGGGCGGCGACGACACCTTGCTGGGCGGGGCCGGCAACGACACCCTGGTCTCCTGCGGCTGCGGCTTCGACAAGCTGGATGGCGGCGACGGCGACGACGCCATCGTCCTGCTGGGCGGGACGCCTGTGCTGCTCAAAGGCGGCGCGGGAACGGATATCCTGATCATCGCCTCCGGGGCGGTCGAGCTGAACAGCTTCGCGGCCGGCAACGGCTTCGAACGCATCGCCAGCGCGGGGCTGATCTACGGCAACGCCGGCGCCAACACCCTCGATTTCAGTGTCGTGGTTCCCTACCAGACCTTCAATTTCGGCGTCTATGTCGATGGCCTGGAAGGCAATGACCGGATCACCGGCACCATTCAGGACGACTGGCTGCTGGGCGGCGAGGGCGACGACCTGCTCTACGGCGGCGCTGGCCAGGACATCATCGAGGGCGGCGACGGCATCGACCTGATCCGCGGCGGCGATGGCGTCGACGACATCGACGGCGGCGACGGCAATGACAAGCTCTACGGCGACGCCGGCAACGACAGCATCGATGGCTGGCTCGGCAACGACACCATCGATGGCGGGGACGGGGCCGACATCCTCTACGGCTACGATGGCGACGACACCCTGATCGGCGGCCTGGGCAACGACAAGCTCTACGGCGAGGAGGGCAACGATGTCCTCATCGGCGGCGGCGGTCTCGACACCCTCGATGGCGGCAATGGCGACGACTACATCACCGCCGGCGACGAGAACGATACGATCTACGGCGGCGCGGGCAATGACCGCATCGACGGCGCGGGCGGCAATGACACCGTCAAGGGCGGGTCGGGCAACGACTATGTCTACGGCCGGGCCGGCAATGACGTCATCCAGGGCGAGGCCGGCGACGACTTCCTGATCGGCGGGGCGGGCAAGGACACCCTGACCGGGGGCAATGGCGCCGACATGTTCGTCTTCTACGCCGGCGACCTTGTGGCCGACGTCGCCAGCACCGACGTGGTCACCGATTTCAAGGCCGCTCAGGGCGACCGCCTGGACTTCTCGAACATCGACGCTGACATCAGCACGGCGCTCAAGAACGACGACTTTACCTTGGTCGGCGCCTTCACCGGCATCGCGGGACAGATGACCCGCACCTATGACGGCGGGGTCAATCGCACTGTTTTCCGTTTCGATGTGGACGGAAACGGGGTCGCCGACCTCGCGCTTGTCGCCAACGGCAATGTGGCCAGCGGCTGGATTTTGTAG
- a CDS encoding calcium-binding protein: MANFFGTTGDDTLTGGAGDDKILGYEGNDILDGADGADIIQGGDGDDVITGGAGANRLSGGAGADTINSSGADDIDGGDGDDYVNITSGAGELLVRLAGGAGTDTLNITGNVSLDFFAGGGFEILTSGGGGTVNGTGGNNKLDFSSLSVSGTSNSGITIDGLGGDDTITGTGRDDILSGGIGIDRIQGGAGVDTLNGGDDNDFLYGGDSTDTLNGDAGNDVLYGDAGNDFLYGGAGVDNLTGGDGSDMLYGGTENDSLQGGLGNDKLYGEAGDDVLVGGGGLDTLDGGDGDDYIVAGDENDTIYGGDGNDTIDGAAGNDTVKGGAGNDFVYGRAGNDVIQGEAGNDQLIGGLGKDTLTGGAGADYFVFYNGDLVADLTQTDVVTDFKAAQGDRLDFSNIDANVGLAGNQAFTLVGAFSNTAGQMTRTFDGGVNRTIFRFDTDGDGSADMALVANGNVSSGWLL, encoded by the coding sequence ATGGCGAATTTCTTCGGGACGACGGGCGACGACACCCTCACGGGCGGGGCGGGCGACGACAAGATCCTCGGCTACGAGGGTAACGACATCCTCGACGGCGCCGACGGCGCCGACATCATCCAGGGCGGCGACGGCGACGACGTCATCACCGGCGGGGCCGGGGCCAACCGGCTCAGCGGCGGCGCGGGCGCCGACACCATCAACAGCTCGGGCGCCGACGACATCGACGGCGGCGACGGCGACGACTACGTCAATATCACCTCCGGAGCCGGCGAACTGCTGGTCCGCCTGGCCGGCGGCGCCGGCACGGACACGCTGAACATCACCGGCAACGTCAGCCTCGACTTCTTCGCCGGCGGCGGCTTCGAGATCCTGACCTCGGGCGGCGGCGGCACGGTCAACGGCACCGGCGGCAACAACAAGCTCGACTTCAGCTCGCTGAGCGTCAGCGGCACCAGCAACAGCGGCATCACCATCGATGGCCTGGGCGGTGACGACACCATCACCGGCACCGGCCGCGACGACATCCTGTCCGGCGGCATCGGCATCGACCGTATTCAGGGCGGCGCGGGCGTCGATACGCTGAACGGCGGCGACGACAACGACTTCCTCTACGGCGGCGACAGCACCGACACCCTCAACGGCGACGCCGGCAATGACGTCCTCTATGGCGACGCCGGCAACGACTTCCTCTATGGCGGCGCGGGCGTCGACAACCTGACCGGCGGCGACGGCAGCGACATGCTGTACGGCGGCACGGAGAACGACAGCCTGCAGGGCGGTCTCGGCAACGACAAGCTCTACGGCGAAGCCGGCGATGACGTCCTGGTCGGCGGCGGCGGTCTGGACACCCTGGATGGCGGCGACGGCGACGACTACATCGTCGCCGGCGACGAGAACGACACCATCTACGGCGGTGACGGCAACGACACTATCGACGGCGCGGCCGGCAATGACACGGTCAAGGGCGGCGCCGGCAACGACTTCGTCTATGGCCGGGCCGGCAACGACGTGATCCAGGGCGAGGCCGGCAACGACCAGCTGATCGGCGGCCTGGGCAAGGACACCTTGACGGGCGGGGCCGGGGCCGACTACTTCGTGTTCTACAACGGCGACCTGGTGGCCGACCTGACGCAGACCGACGTGGTCACCGACTTCAAGGCCGCCCAGGGCGATCGCCTGGACTTCTCCAACATCGACGCCAACGTCGGCCTCGCGGGCAACCAGGCCTTCACCCTCGTGGGCGCCTTCAGCAACACCGCCGGTCAGATGACCCGCACCTTCGACGGCGGCGTCAACCGGACCATCTTCCGCTTCGACACCGATGGTGACGGCTCGGCCGACATGGCGCTGGTCGCCAACGGCAACGTCAGCAGCGGCTGGCTCCTCTAG